One genomic window of Camelina sativa cultivar DH55 chromosome 5, Cs, whole genome shotgun sequence includes the following:
- the LOC104787313 gene encoding dehydrin HIRD11-like — translation MAGLINKIGDALHIGGGNKEGEHKKHEEEHKKHVDEHKSGEHKEGIVDKIKDKIHGGEGKSHDGEGKSHDKEGKSHDGEKKKKKEKKEKKHHGDGHHSSSSDSDSD, via the coding sequence atggCAGGACTCATCAACAAGATCGGAGATGCACTCCACATTGGAGGAGGCAACAAGGAAGGTGAGCACAAGAAGCACGAAGAGGAACACAAGAAACACGTCGACGAGCACAAGAGTGGCGAGCACAAAGAAGGTATCGTTGACAAGATCAAAGACAAGATCCACGGTGGAGAAGGCAAAAGCCACGACGGAGAAGGCAAAAGCCACGACAAAGAAGGCAAAAGCCATGAcggtgaaaagaaaaagaagaaggagaagaaggagaagaaacacCATGGCGATGGTCACCACAGCAGCAGCAGTGACAGCGACAGCGATTAa